In Sphingobium sp. Z007, one DNA window encodes the following:
- a CDS encoding TonB-dependent receptor — translation MTKRIITLAATVSAVALHAQAWGQTDAAPQATSSGLGDIVVTAQKREQAINDVPLSITAASGEKLANQGITNVADLVKIVPGFNYTESAFATPVYTLRGIGFYDTSLAAKPTVSIYQDQVPIPFSIMTRGATLDLERVEVLKGPQGTLFGSNATGGAINYIAAKPTSTFKAGLDAGLDSFGQVSGGGFISGPISDTLSARVAVRTEQGGAWQRSYTRDEKLGDRNFTTGRILIDFEPSGSARFSLNLNGFIDKSDGQAAQLIGVVPLGNPARLGPLATYPIAPRNNRDADWTPEQKPQRDDWFYQASFRGDIDLTDDVSLTSISSWSEYHNDQDIDPDGVALRDYFYNTTGKITALSQELRLQGRTGGLTYILGANYAREKTYQQDDAGPYDQSTSAYNFVDAGLGIPFFVYSQYARQKFVNKAVFANLDYDIGDSITLHGGVRYTKTNIDFAGCTADRGNALGLGIENLVNFIRGGAGLAPIDIPTNGCVTIDGSTLTVGEVRKSLDEDNMSWRAGVDYKPSRDVLLYASVSKGYKSGSFPLLSASDANQFNPVTQESVTAYELGAKLTLLDNTAQINGALFYYDYSDKQLKGRVIANPNVFGPLEALVNVPKSRVKGAEIQLDLAPTDGLRVSIGATYLDTRIKGSFVNYDSYGSQLDFGGSAFPYTPKFQIVTDAQYDWALSDDVAAFVGANLNFQSDTKAVLGNARATPSADLSAQGGLTIEDYTLIDLRAGLSFADKRYKISAFVRNLGNTYYWSNATRITDTTVRFAGRPRTFGATLSARF, via the coding sequence GTCGCCGACCTGGTAAAGATCGTGCCGGGCTTCAACTATACCGAGAGCGCCTTTGCAACGCCCGTCTATACTTTGCGCGGCATCGGCTTTTACGACACCAGCCTGGCCGCCAAGCCCACCGTCAGCATCTATCAGGATCAGGTGCCGATCCCCTTTTCCATCATGACGCGCGGCGCGACGCTCGATCTGGAGCGCGTGGAAGTGCTGAAAGGGCCGCAGGGCACGCTGTTCGGATCGAACGCTACGGGCGGTGCGATCAACTATATCGCTGCCAAGCCGACCTCCACCTTCAAAGCCGGTCTTGACGCGGGTCTGGACAGTTTCGGGCAGGTGTCGGGCGGTGGTTTCATCAGCGGGCCGATCAGCGATACGCTGTCGGCGCGGGTCGCGGTGCGGACCGAGCAGGGCGGGGCATGGCAGCGCAGCTATACGCGCGATGAAAAGCTCGGCGATCGCAACTTCACCACGGGCCGCATCCTCATAGACTTTGAGCCGTCCGGCAGCGCACGCTTTTCGCTTAACCTCAACGGTTTCATCGACAAGAGCGACGGGCAGGCTGCGCAACTGATCGGCGTGGTGCCGCTGGGCAATCCAGCGCGGCTGGGGCCTCTGGCCACCTATCCCATCGCGCCGCGTAACAATCGTGATGCCGACTGGACACCGGAACAGAAGCCCCAGCGTGACGACTGGTTCTACCAGGCCTCGTTTCGGGGGGATATCGATCTGACCGACGATGTCAGCCTGACCTCGATCAGCAGTTGGTCGGAATATCATAACGACCAGGATATCGACCCGGACGGCGTTGCCCTGCGTGACTATTTCTACAACACCACTGGAAAGATAACGGCACTGTCGCAGGAGTTGCGTCTGCAAGGGCGGACCGGCGGCCTGACCTATATTCTGGGCGCCAATTATGCGCGCGAAAAAACCTATCAGCAGGATGATGCCGGTCCCTACGACCAATCGACATCGGCCTATAATTTCGTCGACGCCGGCCTTGGCATCCCCTTTTTCGTCTACAGCCAATATGCGCGCCAGAAATTCGTGAACAAGGCGGTGTTCGCCAATCTGGACTATGATATCGGCGACAGCATCACCCTGCACGGCGGGGTGCGTTATACCAAGACCAATATCGATTTTGCCGGTTGCACGGCCGATCGCGGCAACGCGTTGGGGCTGGGGATCGAAAATCTGGTCAACTTCATTCGCGGCGGCGCAGGACTGGCGCCCATCGACATTCCCACCAATGGTTGCGTCACGATCGACGGATCGACGCTGACCGTGGGCGAGGTGCGCAAGTCGCTGGACGAGGATAATATGTCCTGGCGCGCGGGTGTCGATTACAAGCCGAGCAGGGACGTGTTGCTCTACGCGTCCGTCAGCAAAGGCTACAAGTCGGGCAGCTTTCCCCTGCTGTCGGCCAGCGATGCCAACCAGTTCAATCCCGTCACGCAGGAATCCGTAACCGCTTATGAACTCGGCGCGAAACTGACCTTGCTGGACAACACCGCCCAAATCAACGGCGCACTTTTCTATTACGACTATAGCGACAAGCAGTTGAAGGGTCGCGTGATCGCCAATCCCAATGTGTTCGGCCCTCTCGAAGCGTTGGTCAATGTCCCGAAAAGCCGGGTAAAAGGCGCGGAAATTCAACTCGACCTCGCGCCGACCGATGGCCTGCGCGTCAGCATTGGCGCGACCTATCTCGACACGCGGATCAAGGGCAGTTTCGTCAACTATGACAGCTATGGCAGCCAGCTGGATTTTGGCGGATCGGCCTTTCCCTACACGCCCAAATTTCAGATCGTGACCGATGCCCAATATGACTGGGCGCTCAGCGACGATGTCGCGGCCTTCGTCGGTGCCAATCTGAATTTCCAGAGCGATACCAAGGCTGTGCTGGGCAACGCCCGCGCTACGCCATCGGCGGACCTAAGCGCGCAGGGTGGCCTGACGATCGAGGATTATACGCTGATCGATCTGCGCGCTGGCCTGTCCTTTGCCGACAAGCGCTACAAGATCAGCGCCTTCGTGCGGAACCTGGGCAACACCTACTACTGGTCCAACGCCACGCGGATCACGGACACGACGGTCCGTTTTGCCGGACGACCACGCACATTCGGCGCGACTCTTTCGGCGCGCTTCTGA
- a CDS encoding aldehyde dehydrogenase family protein, translated as MLIGRSWEAAADGRVIDVEDPATGKVFAAVPAGTAADVDSAVRAARTAFESAAWSRMRPLDRGRIIEAIARKIEDHAQELALLESYDNGKAVHHALAVDVPAAVDIFRYMAGWASKIYGQVNPISGDGRQYHSYSVREPIGVVGQIVPWNYPLAMAAWKIASALAAGCTIVLKPSEVTPLTALRLAELALEAGLPEGVLNIVTGYGHETGQALVEHPGVDKIAFTGSTRVGKQIVQTCAKDLKRVTLELGGKSPSLIFADADLDKAAIGAALAIFFNSGQVCLAASRLYVERSVFDKVVDGVAQVAKSFKLGHGRDPDTMLGPLVSRTQQARVMDYIAQGQASGAELVIGGGTGGQDGYFVEPTIFANPGAEASIVREEIFGPVLVATPFDDVDDVIRQANDTRYGLAANIWTRHLSRAHLTARRLQAGTVWINTHGMNDPSAPFGGVKESGWGREVGEEGLLHYTETKTVTALLE; from the coding sequence ATGTTGATCGGTCGATCATGGGAAGCGGCCGCGGACGGCCGCGTCATCGACGTGGAAGACCCGGCTACCGGCAAGGTGTTCGCCGCTGTTCCCGCAGGAACGGCCGCCGATGTCGATAGCGCCGTCAGGGCAGCGCGGACCGCGTTCGAATCGGCCGCCTGGAGCCGGATGCGCCCGCTGGATCGCGGCAGGATCATCGAGGCGATCGCGCGCAAGATTGAGGATCATGCGCAGGAACTGGCGCTGCTCGAAAGCTATGACAATGGCAAGGCGGTACATCATGCGCTGGCGGTGGATGTGCCCGCCGCCGTCGATATCTTTCGCTACATGGCAGGTTGGGCATCCAAGATTTACGGGCAGGTAAACCCCATTTCCGGCGATGGCCGCCAATATCATAGCTATTCGGTACGCGAACCGATTGGTGTCGTTGGCCAGATCGTGCCGTGGAATTATCCGCTGGCGATGGCGGCCTGGAAGATCGCGTCGGCGCTGGCGGCGGGCTGTACCATCGTGTTGAAACCGTCCGAAGTCACGCCGCTGACCGCGCTGCGCCTGGCTGAACTGGCGCTGGAGGCGGGGCTGCCCGAAGGCGTGCTCAACATCGTCACCGGCTATGGGCATGAGACGGGGCAGGCGCTGGTTGAGCATCCCGGCGTCGACAAGATCGCCTTCACCGGGTCGACCCGCGTCGGCAAGCAGATCGTCCAGACCTGCGCCAAAGACCTCAAGCGCGTCACGCTGGAACTGGGCGGCAAGTCGCCCTCGCTCATCTTTGCCGACGCGGATCTCGACAAGGCGGCGATCGGCGCGGCACTCGCCATCTTCTTCAATTCCGGGCAGGTCTGCCTCGCCGCCTCGCGCCTCTATGTCGAACGGTCGGTGTTCGACAAGGTGGTGGACGGCGTGGCGCAGGTCGCCAAGAGCTTCAAACTCGGCCATGGCCGCGATCCCGACACGATGCTGGGGCCGCTCGTATCACGCACGCAGCAGGCGCGGGTGATGGACTATATTGCGCAGGGTCAGGCAAGCGGTGCCGAACTGGTGATCGGCGGCGGGACGGGCGGGCAGGACGGCTATTTCGTGGAACCAACGATTTTCGCCAACCCTGGTGCCGAAGCCAGCATTGTTCGGGAGGAGATATTCGGGCCGGTACTGGTCGCCACCCCGTTCGATGATGTGGACGATGTGATCAGGCAAGCCAATGACACCCGCTATGGCCTGGCCGCCAATATCTGGACCCGCCACCTGTCCCGCGCGCATCTGACGGCGCGCCGATTGCAGGCCGGAACGGTCTGGATCAACACCCATGGCATGAACGATCCGTCGGCACCCTTTGGCGGCGTGAAGGAATCGGGCTGGGGCCGCGAAGTCGGCGAGGAAGGCTTGTTGCATTATACCGAGACCAAGACGGTAACGGCCCTTCTCGAGTGA
- a CDS encoding nitroreductase family protein, protein MATNPRAVTRPVDSLFLERWSPRAFDSSAVPQDDLDTIFDAARWAPSAFNYQPWRFLYAHRDSADWSRFLELLAPFNQSWVHNAGVIVFVLSDTLMAAPGSDDFKPSHSHSFDAGAAWALLALQATRLGYHTHGMTGVDFDKARAELAVPERFRIEAAVAIGRQGDKALLPEALQAREEPSDRKPIEAFAHSGNFAG, encoded by the coding sequence ATGGCCACCAATCCCCGCGCCGTCACGCGCCCCGTCGATAGCCTGTTTCTGGAGCGCTGGTCGCCCCGCGCTTTCGATTCCTCCGCTGTGCCGCAGGATGATCTCGACACCATTTTCGATGCCGCGCGCTGGGCGCCGTCGGCGTTCAACTATCAGCCCTGGCGCTTCCTCTACGCCCATCGCGACAGCGCCGACTGGTCGCGTTTCCTGGAACTGCTGGCGCCGTTCAACCAGAGCTGGGTGCATAATGCCGGCGTCATCGTCTTCGTCCTGTCCGACACGCTGATGGCGGCGCCGGGGTCCGACGACTTCAAGCCGTCGCACAGCCACAGCTTCGACGCGGGCGCGGCCTGGGCGCTGTTGGCGTTGCAGGCGACGCGGCTGGGCTATCACACCCATGGCATGACCGGCGTCGATTTCGACAAGGCGCGCGCCGAACTGGCGGTGCCGGAGCGTTTTCGCATCGAGGCGGCGGTCGCGATCGGCCGGCAGGGCGACAAGGCACTGCTGCCCGAAGCGCTCCAGGCGCGGGAGGAACCCAGCGACCGCAAGCCGATCGAAGCCTTCGCCCATTCGGGCAATTTTGCGGGCTGA
- a CDS encoding PAS domain-containing protein: MSLPEMIAESAVPAVVTNPRLPDNPIIECNDAFTALTGYSREEIIGRNCRFLRGPGTDGASTDMIREAIRASRPVLVELLNYRKDGTPFRNALMIAPIFAADGSVEWFLGSQMAVQEPGDQRAEDAAALIATLTERQRAVLVGMAQGRLNKQIAYDLGLTERTVKMHRAAMLRALNVRTAAEGIRLAIEAGL, from the coding sequence ATGTCCCTGCCCGAAATGATCGCCGAAAGCGCCGTCCCTGCCGTCGTGACCAACCCGCGACTGCCCGACAACCCGATTATCGAATGTAATGACGCCTTTACGGCGCTCACCGGCTATAGCCGTGAAGAGATTATCGGCCGTAATTGCCGCTTTTTGCGCGGGCCGGGCACGGACGGGGCGAGCACGGACATGATCCGCGAGGCCATCCGCGCCAGTCGGCCGGTGCTGGTCGAACTGCTCAATTATCGCAAGGACGGCACGCCCTTTCGCAACGCGCTGATGATCGCGCCGATCTTTGCGGCCGACGGATCGGTGGAATGGTTCCTGGGATCGCAAATGGCGGTGCAGGAACCCGGCGACCAGCGGGCGGAGGATGCCGCCGCCCTGATCGCGACGCTGACCGAGCGGCAGCGCGCAGTGCTGGTCGGCATGGCGCAGGGGCGCCTGAACAAACAGATCGCCTATGATCTGGGGCTGACCGAACGCACGGTGAAGATGCACCGTGCGGCGATGCTGCGCGCGCTGAACGTGCGCACCGCGGCCGAAGGCATCCGGCTGGCGATCGAGGCGGGGCTGTAG
- a CDS encoding DUF969 domain-containing protein has protein sequence MMVLLGIAIIVAGFLLRFHPLLVILASAIVTGLAAGLDPLAILAAFGKAFNEARYVSIIWIVLPVVGLLEAHGLQERARGLIAKMRGATVGRFLTFYLIVRQALAAVGLTSVAGHPQTVRPLVAPIAEAAAETQVGELHEDEREEIKAWAAATDNVGLFFGEDIFLAIGSILLIKGLLEQYGISLEPLQLSVWAIPTAIAALLIHGFRLWRLDKQLARIRAARAR, from the coding sequence CTGATGGTGTTGCTGGGCATTGCGATCATCGTGGCGGGTTTCCTGCTGCGGTTTCATCCGCTGTTGGTGATCCTGGCGTCGGCGATCGTCACCGGGCTGGCGGCGGGGCTTGATCCGCTGGCGATCCTGGCGGCGTTCGGCAAGGCGTTCAACGAAGCGCGCTATGTCAGCATCATCTGGATCGTGCTGCCGGTCGTCGGCCTGCTGGAAGCCCATGGATTGCAGGAACGGGCGCGCGGGTTGATCGCGAAAATGCGCGGGGCGACGGTCGGGCGCTTCCTGACCTTCTACCTGATCGTGCGGCAGGCGCTGGCAGCCGTTGGGCTAACCTCGGTGGCCGGGCATCCGCAGACGGTCCGCCCGCTGGTCGCGCCGATCGCGGAAGCGGCGGCGGAAACCCAGGTGGGCGAATTGCATGAGGATGAGCGGGAGGAAATCAAGGCCTGGGCCGCGGCGACCGACAATGTCGGGCTGTTCTTTGGCGAGGATATCTTCCTGGCAATCGGCTCCATCCTGCTCATCAAGGGTCTGCTGGAGCAATATGGCATCAGCCTGGAGCCGCTCCAACTATCAGTCTGGGCGATCCCGACGGCGATCGCCGCGCTGCTGATCCATGGCTTTCGCCTGTGGCGGCTCGACAAGCAACTGGCGCGCATCCGGGCGGCGCGCGCGCGATGA